The region ACGGGGAGGGTGCGGCCACCACGCTCGACAAGCTGCCTGCAGGTGATGAAGTCACCCTGATGATGGCCGAGGCGGATGTGCTTCGGGGCCGTTTCGATGCGGCGATCGAGAGGCTTTCCGGCAGCGGGGGCGCCGATGCGTCACGCTTGCGGGTTCTCGCCTTCATTGGCGAGGGCAAGGTGGTGAAGGCTTCCGAGGAATTGGAGCGCAGCCTGGCGGAAGCCGGCGCCAACGACGCAAGCCTGCTCGCGACCGCTTCGCGTTTCGAATTGCTGCGCGGCGACCGTCAGAAAGCCCGCGAATTTGCAACTCGCAGCCTCGCGGCGGATGCCGGGAACCTCGAAGGCCTGCTGGTAAGCGGCGATATCGCATCGGGCGACAACCGGCTTCCTCAGTCACTGGCGCATTTCGAGAAAGCGCATGACCGCTATCCGGAAAGCGTGGCCGCACTGCTCGGTCGCGCAGGTGCGCTGACGGAAAGTGGCCGTTTCGACGATGCGGCGGAGGTTTTGGACAATCGCAGCGGTAATTTTGCGACCGATGCGCGCATCACCGGGCTCAGGGCGCGCGTTGCCGCAGGCCAGGGCGAGTGGGAGAAGGCGCGCAGCCTGCTCCAGAAGATCGAACCTGAAATGCGTGAAAACCCCGGGCTGCAGCTGGTCTATGCCGAGGCGCTGTTGCGCGTCGGACAGGTCGAGCAGTCCCGCACATGGCTCTCTCCGCTCGTGTCGCGCAGTCCCGCTTCGCGCAAGCCGCGCGGACTGCTCGCCGAGGCGAAGCTTGAAAGCGGGGACGCCGCTGGTGCGCTCGCGACGATCCGCGCGATTGCCGAGCGACCCGATGCGACGCCTGCCGAACTCGAAATTGCCACCAAGGCGGCAAGGGCTCTGAAGGATCCGGCTGCAGAACGCTTTGCGACGCGCGCGCGGCAACCTTCGCCCGAGTGGATTGGCGGCGAATTGGCGAAGGGCGACACGGCCTTGCGCAATCGCCAGTGGGCTAAGGCCGTTTCCGCTTACGAGGCGATCGATGCGCGCAGCCGTACGCCCAATGCAATGGTGCTCAACAATCTTGCCTTCGCCAAATCGCAGCTCGGCGAAAAGGCGGAAGCGACCGATATCGCTCTTCGCGCGCTCGAGATTGCGCCGGATCACCCGTCGGTCATGGACACCGCGGGCTGGCTGTTGTTCTCGACCGGTCGCGACAAAATGCGGGGAACACAGCTATTGCGCCGCGCCAGTGCGCTCGACCCCGACAACACCGCAATCGCCCAGCGCCTGGCAAAAGCCGAACGCGGCTAGCGCTACAAAGAGAAAGCCCCGCTTGTGCAAGCGGGGCTCCCTGGGTCAGCCCGATGCGTACGTCAGGCTAGAAAAGCGTCATGCAGTCTTGCGACGGCGGCGAGCCAGGCCGAGACCGATGAGCCCGAGGCCGAAGATGCCGAGCATGCCCGGAGCCGGAACCGGCGTACCGCCGCTCGAGGACGAACTGCTCGTCTGGCGACCGCTTGCCGAGGTGACACCGTCGATGCCGCTGATCGACTGGTAGCGCACGAAGAAATCGTCGAGCGTAATCGAAGTCGGGGCAGTGCCGAAGTCGAGGATCAGCGAACCGCTGCCGGTCTCACCGGCGAAAAGGCCGCCCGAGTTGCCTGCGCAGCTGTTGGTGCGTGCTGCCTTGAAGCAGACGTCGACCGTGCCGATGCCGTTCGGATAGTTCGAATCGGTCACGACGAAGTTGTAGAGGCCGGTCGAGCTTGCGCCGACGATGTCGGGGTCGGTGTTGAATGCGAAGCTCGAAAGACGCGAGTCGACACCGGCACCGTCCGTGGTGTTGGTGACCGTGTAGTCGAACTCGTAGGTCGAGCCGTCGATTGCCGTCAGCGTGAAGGTCGTCGAGGCTGACAGGCCGCTGAGGGTCGTGCCGTCCGCGAAGCCATCGTAATCGATGGTGAAGCTGTCGCCGATATTGCTGCTGTCGAGCAGGATCGGCTCCGCCATTGCAGGCGTCGCCATTGCGGCGCTGGCAGCGACGGCCGTTGCAAGGATCAGGCGGTTGAACATTCGGATACCCTCCACGATGGTTTACGCAAGACGATGCAACGAATGTGCCACGTGCCGTTTTGTGCGGGTTTCGAAGGTTAACCGCGCACGCGCGCATCGCGGATTGTCAAGAATTTCGACGCGCGCTCAGCGACTTGAACGACGTAGCAGGGCGGCTTCACCGAAACTTTAGACGGTTTGGTTAAAGCGAGAGCATGTTGAAGAACCGCACGCTCACGACTGCGCTTGGTGCGCTCGTCCTGCTCGCCGGCTGCAGCCAGTCGCCCGAGGAGAAACTCGCCGATGCGCAGGCCTATTTCGCCGGGAACGAATACACGGCGGCGCGGCTCGAGCTGACGAGCGCGCTCAAGGACAATCCGTCGGATGTGGTCCTGCTCGAATTGCTCGCCAGGACACAGCTCAAGCTACGCGACGGGGAGGGCACCCTTGCGGCTCTCGAGCGCCTGTCGGCAGAAGGTGTCGAGCTTGGCGATGCATCCCTGCTGAGGGCGGAGGCCGAAGTCCTGCGCGGTCGGCCCGAGGATGCGCTGGCCTTGCTGGCGGATATGTCGAGCGCGGAAGCTGCCCGTATCCGTGCCCTCGCGCTGGTCGCCGACGACCGGATCGACGAGGCACGCGAGGCCATGAAGGCTGGATTGGAGGCCGATGGGCCGAAAGCGGCGTTGCATGCTGACTATGCCCTGTTTGCGCTGGCCGATGGCGATCGCGAAACGGCGGCGACCTATGCGGCTTCCGCTTACGCCGAGGATCCGAAGGCCCTGGGCGCGCTGCTCGCCAAGGCGGGAGTTGCAATCGCCGAGGGCAAGGGTGCGCAGGCGCTCGCACATTACGAGACTGCCAGCAAGCTCTATCCCGAGAGCCGCGATGCAATGATCGGACGTATTCGCCAGCTGGCCGAAAGCGGGCGCGTCGACGAGGCTGCGCCGCTGATCGAAGACGCCTATGCGAAGGCACCGCAGGACGTTGACTTCGCTTTCCTTGCTGCACGGCTCGATGTCGAGCGGGGCGAATGGGACGATGCCCGCAGCAAGCTCCAGCGGGTCGAACGCGACATGCGCGACAATCCCGACGGGCAGCTGCTCTATGCGCGCACTCTGCTCGAGGCGGAACAGGTCGCGCTTGCAGAATCGATCCTGCGCCGCCTCAACGCCCGTTTCCCGGAGCATCCGGGTAGTGCGGCGCTGCTTGCGGAAGTCTTCCTCAGCCGCGGTGACAACGCCAATGCGCGCCGCGTGCTTGTGCCCGTGGTCGCGCAGGCCGGTGCTCCCGATTACGTGCGCGACTTGGCGCTCAAGGCAGGAATCGAAAACGCGGGCCGACCCTGAGGCCAGCCCGCGCTTTCCAGTTTTCGAAGCTTGCTATCAGCCGCGGCGATTGCGGCGACGGGCGAAGCCGAGACCGATCAGGCCGAGACCGAAGATGCCGAGCATGCCCGGTGCCGGAACCGGCGTACCGCCGCTCGAACCGCCCGAGGTCGTCGAACCGCCCGAAGTGGTCGAGCCACCGGTGGTCGTAGAGCCGCCCGAGGTCGAGCTGTAACCGCCCGACGAGCTGCCGGTGTAGTGGCCGCAGCCCTTGTAGTGGCTGTGCGAACCGCCGGAATACCAGCTACCGCCCCAGCTACCGCCCGAGCTACCGCCCCACCAGCTCCAGGTAGCAGCAGCAGGTGCCGCGATACCGACCGAAGCGACTGCCGCGAGGGCGATCATCTTCTTCTTCATGCTCATTCGTATTCCCCCAGTCTCTCGAAAGCGTCGAACAATGGTTTACGCTGGAGGACGCAAGGGCTGTGCCAAATGAGGGACTGTGCGGGCTTCAGTGGTTAATGCACCTTACCGCAGCAGGTCGATGTAAGAGTTTCCGACAGGCCGGAGAACGCTAGGACCGGTTGTGGACGGCCTTGATCATCGGGCCGAAGGGCGACTGGCCGAGCCATTCGGTCTGCACCTTCGCCGTCACCTCGTTGATCGGGATCTGTGGCTTGGCCCCCGGATGGACCGGCATGCGCAGCGGACGGGTGCCGGGCGGCATGGCAAGGACGCGCGCGATCGCATTGGGCACATCCATCGGATCGGCTGTGCGGCGCGAGCCGTCTTCCTCTCCCATCCGTGCAACGACCTGCTGGTAGCCGTCGGTATGCGCCGCCGAAGCGCGCTCCTTCAGCGCCTTGGTGTAGATGTTGCGATTGACCCAGACCTCGGTCGGATAGCCGCCGGGTTCGATGATCGTGACGTCGATATTGTGCGGCACGAGCTCATAGGCGAGCTGCTCGCCCATCGCTTCGAGGGCGAACTTGGTCGCGGAATAGTGACCCGCATAGGGCACGATCACCCGGCCGAGCTGCGATGAAATCTGGAAGATCGCGCCCGATTTCTGCGATCGCATGCCGGGCAGGACCGCGCGCACCATGCGATGGCAGCCGAGCACGTTGGTATCGAAGATGAGCTTGGTCGCTTCCATGTCCTGGACTTCGACCGGGCCGGACACGCCGATACCGGCATTGTTGACCAGCACGTCGAGCGGGCCGCCATTGATCCGCTCGGCCTCGGCAACCCCGGCTGCGACCTGCGCATCGGAAAGCACATCAATTTCAATGACGTGAAGGTCGAGATTCTCATCCCTTGCCAGCTGGCGAAGCTCGTCGGATTCAGGGCGGGGCAGGTTGCGCATGGTCGCGAATACCTTTGCGCCCCGGCGTGCGTAGTGCTCGGCTCCCAGCCTGCCGAAACCCGAGGAACAGCCGGTGATGATGATTGCCTTGCCCGACAGATCGGGCTCGGCCTGGACCATGTCGTCCTGCGACCGGGCGGCAGTGGCGGCCAGTGCGGTTGTTGCGGCGGCTCCGGCCAGAAGCGTGCGGCGGTCGATCGATGGCATGCAGTCTCTCCTATGGCTCCCCTCGGAGCGGAGAAAATCAGTTTTGCATGCGAAGCGCAACATCGCTCATGAAGCGCGCGTCATCTCCTGCAGCGAGCCATTCCGCCTCGGCCCCGATCGCGCCGAGCATCTGGACGAGGTCGTCCTGTTCCGCCTTGGCGTAATTGCCGAGCACATGACCATGAACCCGCTCCTTGTGCCCGGGGTGGCCGATGCCGATGCGAACGCGGCGGAATTCCGCGCCGAGGTGCCGGTCGATCGAGCGCAGCCCATTGTGCCCCGCATGCCCGCCGCCACGCTTCACCTTTACCTTGAACGGTGCGAGGTCGAGTTCGTCATGAAAGACGGTGAGGGCGTCGAGGTCGAGCTTGTAGAAGCGCATTGCCTCGCCGACGCTGCGGCCGCTCTCGTTCATGAAGGTCGCGGGCTTGAGCAGGATGATCTTCTCGCGCCCGATCCGGCCTTCCTGGACCCACCCCTGGAATTTCTTCTGCACCGGCCCGAAACCGTGCATTTCGGCAATGACATCGCACGCCATGAATCCGACGTTGTGCCGGTGCATGGAATATTGCGGTCCGGGGTTTCCTAGGCCTGCCCAAATCTGCATCGGTCGCCTTTAGCATGCTGCGCGAGCCCCTCAAGCGCTGGAGGGAGGGCGTTCGACAGCCCGCGGATAAATGTGCCGGACAAACAAAAACGCCGGCCCATTCCTGGACCGGCGCCTTTGGTGATCTTGCCTGAAGCGAGGATCAGTCGTCGGACTGTTCGCTCTCGCCTTCGACGGTCTCAGCGTCCTGCTCGGTGACTTCGGTCTCTTCGACCTCATCCTCGGCAGCAGCTTCGTCTTCGGACTTCTTCAGCGCCGACGGAGCGACCAGAGTCGCGATGGTGAAATCGCGGTCGGTGATGGCGCTCTCGCTGCCTTCCGGCAGCTTGACTTCGCTGATGTGGATCGAATCGCCGACTTCCTTGCCGGTGACGTCGATCTCGATTTCGCCCGGGATCTTGTCCGTTTCGCAGACCAGCTCGAGTTCGTGGCGAACGATGTTGAGAACGCCGCCCTTCTTGAGGCCCGGCGAAGCTTCTTCGTTGACGAACACGACCGGGACGCTGACGTCGATCTTCGCGCCCTTTGCGAGGCGCAGGAAGTCGACGTGGGTCGGGCGGTCGGAAACCGGATGCAGGGCGACGTCCTTGGGCAGGGTGCGAACCTTGTCCTTGCCGAGCTCGATCTCGACGATCGAGTTCATGAAGTGGCCCGTCATGAGGAGCTTGGTAAGCTGCTTCTCTTCGACGTGGATGGTAGTCGGTTCATCCTTGCCGCCGTAGATTACAGCGGGAACACGGCCTTCACGACGCAGTGCACGGGAGGCTCCCTTGCCAGCCCGTTCGCGCGCCTCGGCCGGCAGTGTCAGAGCGTCGCTCATGATCGTTACCTTTCGAAATGCGTTATTGGTACTTTTTCGCGCCACGCCTCCAGGGATGCACATGGCCGCGAAGGGCGCGCCATTACGGGCAAACGCAGCGCAATGCAAGCGAACCTTGCGAGGTCGTGGTTACTGGATGCGGCGGATGGAGTAGCCGCGCTGTTCAAGAAGGGTAAGGATACCGTCTTCTCCCGGCAGATGCGCGGCTCCCACCGCGACGAGCATGGGCGGCCGCGCCTTCGCAATGCTGTCCAGCTTGCCAGCCCAGGCCCGGTTCCTTTGCGTAAGAAGTGCATCGCGCAGTTCAGGGTCGGACAGGAGACCCATGCGGCCTGCCTGCTCGATTTCGTCGATCCGGCCGAGACGCCATGCTTCAGCCAAATCGCGTGCCGGTTCCTTGCCGCGCTCATATTCCTCGAGCACCAGCAGCAGGAGGTCGCGCTGTTCCTTCTCGGGCAGGGCGTCGAAGATACCCAGCTGTGCCTTTGCGCCTTCGAGTTCGAGTGCAGGCCTGTCCGAAAATGCAGAGATGAGCCAGCGGTCCGCGCCATTCTCGGGGTCGCCGGTTCCGGTGACGCGCGCGAGGGACAGCGCAGCTGCCCATGTGTCGCTGTGGATCAGCTGGACGGAAGAGATGCCGGCCTCATCGAGCAGCGCTTCGAGCGTTTCGTGCCTGTCCGCCGGCACGCGCGAACGGATGGGGATCGTCTGGTCGTTGTAGGACAATTCGGCGAAGGTCTCGGCGATTGCCGCGCCGTCTTCGAGTCCGGCCACTTCGACCACCAGCACCTCTGCATCCTGTACCGCGCGTTCGAGGGCATCGGTGCGCCAGTCGGTTCCGTCGGGAAGCGAGTGGATCGTGCCGAAGACCCAGCCCTCGAGCTCTCCTCCGGCCGACACGACTTCATATAAAGCGGGTGAGGGTGGAGGGGAGCTTTCGTCATCCCCTCCTTGCCCGGCAGAACAGGCAGCCAGCAGGAGCGCGGCTAGCGCAGCAAGGCCGCCTTTCCTGATCACTGCACCCGCACGGTCTCGATACCCCGCTCGGCGAGGTAATCCTGCACGCTGCGGTCACCGGCGAGATGGCCCGCGCCGACCGCGATGAAGATCACGCCTGCGCCTTCGAGCTTCTCCTCGATCTTGCCGGCCCAGTCTTCGTTGCGCTTGTAGAGCAGGACTTCGGCCAGCTCGGCATCGTCCTCGAAACCCTTGTTCATCAGTTCCGCCAGCCCATCGGGATCGCCTTCGACCCACTCGGCGACCATTTCATCGAGCATCGGCTTGGCCTTGTCGACCTGGCCGGCGGTGCTGATCAGGAAATCGACCTGCTCGTCCTGCGGCATGCCGTCGAAAATGCCGATCTGGAACTCGATCGTTTCCAGCGCGCCCTTGGCCATGTCTTCGCCGGCGATATTGATGAGGCGCTTTTCGACGCCCGCATCGGCCGAGTAGCCCTGCTGCAGAAGCGGAAGCATGGTCAGCGTCAGGCTCGCCATCCACGGCTCGAAGCGGTCGAATGCGTTGGCGGGCATGCCGAGCTTGCCCATCGCTTCCGCGTAAGTCGCGTTTTCTTCTTCATCGAGCAGCGAGCGCAGCGTCGTGCCTTCCGGCAGCATGCCCTGTGCCAGCGCGTATTGCGCCATCTTGGCTTCGTCTTCCTTGCCCATCGGGATTTCGGTGACGAGGATGTCGGCGCTTTCCAGCGCGTCCTTCACCGGGCCGGCGTACCATTCGAGACCTTCGGGAAGGGCATGCACGGTGCCGAACAGATAGATCGTGCTGTCTTCGTCGGCGACCTTCCATAGCGCCGGGGTGGCGACTTCGACCTCGGCAGCAGGGAGAGAGGTCGTCGCGACCGTCGTCGGCGTCGACTGGTGGTTTTCGTGGCCTTCATGTCCCTCGTGCCCTTCATGCTGCGCGAGGGCGGGGCCGGCAAAGGCGAGAGCCATTGCGGAAAGGCCAAGCGAAAGACTGTTCTTCAAAAGTTTCATGATGCGATCCCTGGAGTGTGAAAAATCCGTGCGAAAACCTAGCCCTAGAAAGCGAGCTTGGGAAGAAGACGTTTGACAAGAACCACGGTCATTCTGCCTCGTCTATGAAGATTTCTTCGATCGGCATGTCGAACAGCCGGGCAATACGGAATGCGAGCGGAAGCGACGGGTCGTGTTTGCCCGTCTCGATCGCGTTGACCGCCTGACGCGACACGTCGAGCTGGACGGCAAGCTCCGCCTGGCTCCATTCGCGCTCGGCTCTAAGGACGCGCAGGCGGTTCCTCATCTCGAATCCCACCAGCGCAGGAACTGGAAGATCACGACAAACAAGAGGCAGAATACGAGCCACCCGATGGTCATGGCCGTGACCCAGGTGGCCGTTTCAAGCAGTGGAGCAAGTATCGCCGGCAGCCTGCGCGAACCGGTGGCCAACTGCGTTACGATCCCGAAAGCGAGCACGATCATCGGGAAGAAGGTCACGACTTTTACCAAGAGCCCGACGGTGCGCTGCCAGAGTTGCTGGGCATACTCGTCGCGCATGAAACTGGCGAGGATGAGGAAAGGTGCGACGAGGAAATTGAAGATGAGGGTGACCGCCCCAAGCGCGACATACCACGCAGGGTGGCTGCCATGCTTATCGTGTAGCCCGCCCCACGCATCGTGCAGCCCGACCCACTCTGCTGCCTGATCGATCAGGCCGACGAAGAGGAACAGGAGGCAGGCATCCATCAGGCGGAAATACAGCCGGTATCGACGGTCGCCTTTCCGCTTGGCTCGCTTGCCAGTGGCAGGTTTGTCGACATTAGCGGTCACGAAAGTACTCCGAAAAAGAGAGGATGGGCAGGGCGCTTCATGGCTATCTCGAATCCCACCAGCGCAGGAACTGGAAGATGATGACAAAGGCGGCCATGTAATATTTCCAGGCCATGGAAACGACGTAGTCTGCCGGGGCCCCGGGCGCGATGAAGGGCTCGTAGATCGTCCGCCATGCCGCATAGGCTCCGCCATCCTTCGGAAGGCCCAGTTCCGCGCTCCATGCAACCGCCGCGAAGGCGATCGGGAAAATGGCGACCAAATAGGCGAGGACGACCACCGAACGTTTCCACAGCATCTCGGTATAGTCGTCGCGCATGAAGCGGAACAGCATCAGGAAGAACGGCAGGACGAAGCTGCAAACCTGGACAATGAGGAAAGCGATGAAGTCGGCCGTGCCCGTCAGGCCAAGGCCGGGGATGCCCGTGCTGCGCCGGACGATGATTTCCAGGATCCACGCGAATGTCACGAGGAGGGCAAGGTTCATCAGCCATATGTAGGCGCGGTAGCGCAAGGCTTCCTTGGACCTTGTCCCTTCGGAGCGACCCTTCAGCTTAAACATCGTAATTCCCTTTCGTGCGTGCGAATGCAAAAGCGATGTGAAAGGTCGCCGCGACGATCACCAGCCCGAGGCTGGTATCGTCCACATAGGTTTTCGAAACCGGCGCGATGCTGGCGAACAGCCAGACGCCGGTTACCGCGAGCGCCCAGCGGGCGGCGAAGTTCACGAGTCCGAGGAAATGTTCGTCCTGCCGGCCTGCAAAGGCGAGGCCGATCAGCGTGCCCGCGGTGAATCCTCCCGCGATCATGTCGACCATGTGGAACAGGCCGAACAGCTTGCTGACGAGCAGCGCGAGCGAGCTGGCGAGACCGACCCACATCATGTGGAGGGCGAAGTTGCGATCGTCGGCCGTGAGGGCTTTGGGTTCGTAGGGCATGGCTGTTGCGGGTCCCGTTCGTCAGATAGTGCCGCGCACGCGCGCCCAGAGGTTGGCGAGGAAGAATGAAGCAAGGGCAAGCGGCATGCCCAGCGCCGATGCGGTCAGGTCCTGGCCGCTCTCATTGCCGGTCAAGCCGTCCCAGAACCCTTCGAGCATCGGCGCGAAGACGAGAAGCAGGACCAGTGCGGCAAAGGCCACGCTGGTTGCGCTACCCCATATTGCGGCGAGGTATTCGTCGGCATTTCTCGTGCGAAACATCACCACGATCGCGATCAGCATGATGAAATAGGCCGCTGCGCGAACAGGTTGCAGCGCCTCGACCATACCGTCGCCGGCGAGAAGGGCGATTGCAAAGGAGATCGCAGCAATCACCGTGGCGAGGTTGTGGCGGCGCACTAATTTCTCGCGAGGACTTGGCGGTCGGTCGGTCAAGTGATCGTCTTTCTAGTAAGGGGGTGGCGTCCACCGGAGGGCGCCATGATGCAAACGCCCTCCGGTGACGAAGTCTCAGCCGCGCGGATCGAGCGTGATCGCGGCGAGGCGACCGGTGCGGGCTTCATCGATGGCGATTGCCACCTTCGGCGCGATTTCGGCCTGCATGGCGGTCATGCAGCGCTGTTCCGCCTTGCGCGACACGGCGTCGAAACCGCGGACGCGGCAGGCGTTGCGGATGGCGCGGTCGATGCGCTGGTCGAGCACGTCACGATCGGCTTCCTGAGTAAGGTCGAGATCGGACATGTCGACGCTGGCAACCGGTGCGTCCATCGCAGCGGCGGGAGTGGCGAGTGCAGCGATAGCGGCGGCGGCGATTACGAAAGTCTTGGTCATTGCTTGTCTCCAGCTTGGATGTTGGGTCCAGTGGGTGTTTCAACCGTCCGGGATGTCAGGTTGTCCTGACTATATGTCGCGATTCGCTTACAATGTCAACACAACCTGACACAATGTCGGGAAAACCTTCCGTCAGCCTCGGGAATTCATCCCGCTATTGACCGTGCAAAGCGCCTCCTCCATTGCGCCGCACCATGGACAGAAATCCGTCTAAATCGTTTCAGGACATGATCCTCGCGCTCCACGATTTTTGGAGCGCCAACGGGTGCCTCATCCTGCAGCCCTACGACATGCGTATGGGCGCAGGCACCTTTCACACCGCAACGACGCTGCGCGCCCTCGGCCCGGAGCCTTGGAATGCCGCTTTCGTGCAGCCGTGCCGCCGTCCGACCGACGGTCGCTATGGCGAGAACCCGAACCGCCTTCAGCACTATTACCAGTACCAGGTGATCCTGAAGCCGAGCCCTCCCGACATCCAGGATCTCTATCTCAAGAGCCTCGAGGTGATCGGCATCGATCCTCTCAAGCACGATATCCGCTTTGTCGAAGACGACTGGGAAAGCCCGACGCTTGGTGCATGGGGCCTTGGCTGGGAAGTGTGGTGCGACGGGATGGAAGTCACCCAGTTCACCTATTTCCAGCAGATGGGCGGCTTCGACTGCAAGCCGGTTGCGGGCGAGCTGACCTACGGGCTCGAACGCCTCGCGATGTACATCCAGGGCGTCGACAACGTCTACGACCTCGACTTCAACGGGCAGGGCGTAACTTACGGCGACGTCTTCCTCGAGAACGAGAAACAGATGTCGAAGTGGAACTTCGAAGTCGCCGAGACGGATGCGCTGTTCGACCTGTTCAACAAGGCCGAGGCCGAGTGCAAGAACGCGCTCGCCAATGAAGTGCCTATCGCCGCTTACGAGCAGGCGATCGAGGCGAGCCACATCTTCAACCTGCTGCAGGCGCGCGGCGTGATCAGCGTGCAGGAACGCGCCAGCTACATGGGCCGCGTCCGCGATCTCGCTCGCGGTTCATGCGAAGCTTACATGGCTAAGGAAGCCGACGCATGGGCGCAGAAATATCCGGAGTGGTCGAAATGAGCGCTTCCGACTTCCTCCTAGAACTGCGCAGCGAAGAAATTCCGGCCCGGATGCAGGCCGGTGCACGCGCAGAACTCGAAAAGCTGTTCCGCCGCGAGATGGACGCTGCCGGGGTTGCCGTGGGCGACGTCACCGTATGGTCGACGCCGCGCCGCCTTGCCCTGATCGCGCGCGGTCTTCCCGAAGCGACCGAGGCGGTTCGCGAAGAAGCCAAGGGCCCGCCCGAAGGAGCGCCCGACCAGGCGGTCGAAGGTTTCTGCCGCAAGAATGGCGTCACTCGCGACCAGCTCGAAGTGCGTGACGTCAAGGGACGTGCGACCTACTTCGCGGTGATCGAGAAGCCGGGCAGGGCGGTGAAGGACCTTCTGGCCG is a window of Erythrobacter sp. HKB08 DNA encoding:
- a CDS encoding glycine--tRNA ligase subunit alpha; amino-acid sequence: MDRNPSKSFQDMILALHDFWSANGCLILQPYDMRMGAGTFHTATTLRALGPEPWNAAFVQPCRRPTDGRYGENPNRLQHYYQYQVILKPSPPDIQDLYLKSLEVIGIDPLKHDIRFVEDDWESPTLGAWGLGWEVWCDGMEVTQFTYFQQMGGFDCKPVAGELTYGLERLAMYIQGVDNVYDLDFNGQGVTYGDVFLENEKQMSKWNFEVAETDALFDLFNKAEAECKNALANEVPIAAYEQAIEASHIFNLLQARGVISVQERASYMGRVRDLARGSCEAYMAKEADAWAQKYPEWSK